From the genome of Streptomyces sp. JH34:
GCCGTCGTCCCCACCGCGGTGTACGCAGCGTCCGAGGACTGGGGATCCGGCGGTGACGAGTACACAGAGGGCCTGCCCGGGCGCATACGGCGGGCGGCCGGCGAGCTGGCCGCCGTCATGGTCCCCCGCCCGCCCGGGGAGACACCCGATGACGACGTCACCGTGCTCGAACAGCAGCTCTCCGACCTGCGTCTCGACTGAGGGCAAGGCAGGCGGCCGCCGGCATCGGGTTCTCATCCGTCCGGCAGGGGCTTCTCCCGCACCATCCCCCATCGGCGCGGCCCCTCGCCGGCGGAGCGGAGTTCGTGGGCGCGTTCGTACCACGGTCGGGTCCCCCCGGCACGGCGAAGGACTCCCTGGCGATCCGTAGCGAAGCCACGGCGACACATCAACCGCCAGCACCAGGCGTCCACCATCGAAACCCGCAGCAGCACTTTCCGCAGCCGGCCCATATCGGTCCGGCCGTGGTTCAGGCCGCCGTACATCGCGCCGTGCCCACGCCGATGCTCGGGCAACAGTGTCAAGTCCACCGGGGACTTCACAGCACCGTCCGCACACAGCACCGCATCTGTCAGCTCGAACAACTCGTCGCGCCGGGCGGTCAGACACTCCTGGAACTCTCCCCGAAGGCCTGACGCTTCCGCGAACGCTTCCCTCCGGACAGCAGACACCCTCACGGCCTTCGTCTCGGTCACGTGCACCGTGGTCGGAGCACATGATCAGACGAAGGCCGCCCCCACGTCCGGCGAACCCCTGGCTGGGTGATCAAGTTCGGGACGCCGTTCGAAGCCAGAAGATCAAGAACAAGCTCAGCCTTGAAGGAACTCAATGAGCTTCGGCGCGAGTTTCCTGGGCGCCATGACCACCGCTCCGTGATTGAGGCCCTGGAGCGTGTGATGGTCGGCGTCGGGCAGCACCTCCATGACCGCTCGCGCGGCGCTCTGGAAGCCGTCTGGGCTCTTGGAGCCGGTCATGACGAGGGTCGGTGCAGTCGCGGGCGACCACATCTCGGAGGTGAGGGGTTTGCCCTGCTGGGTGTCGCCCATGACCGCGATGTCGTAGGGCAGGGTATGGGCCATTGCCTTGAGGTTCGACCACACTCCGGGCATCAGCCGCATCGATCCGACCATGAACGCGGGCATGCCCTGGGCCTTGGTCATGAAGGTCTTGACCGCCTCGCTGCGCCGGTCCTCGGCGATCAGGCCGTCGATGTGCCGTGCGAAGTCCCGCGGCGGTCCGAAGTCGCTGGGTGCGACGGCGAAGGGCGGCTCGTAGAGCGCGAGCCGCTTGATGTTCAGGCCGGCCGCGGCGGCGCGCAGGGCGAGTACCGCACCGGACGAACTGCCGAACACCGAGGCAATACCGCCTGCATGCTCGATCAGCGCCGCGATGTCGTCGATCTCGCGCCGCACCGTGTAGTCGGCGTTGTTGCCGCTGGCGCCCCGGCCGCGGCGGTCATAGTTGACGACGGTGAAGTGCGGGGCGAGGAGGCCGGCGAGTTTCTTGGTGTCGGAGCGGTCAGCCAGCGCCGAGGACACCAGGATTACCGTAGGCCCGCTGCCGGACTGCTCGAACGCGATGGGGGTGCCGTCGCTCGAGACAACCGTCGGCTTCACGGTGCCCGTCGGCTGGCGAGTTGCTGACATGCTCTTCTCTCCGCTCCACGTGGAGGTGCCGTACTTCTGATGCAGATGGGACAGCGGCACAGCGAAAAAATCATCGGTCCCACAGCATCGAATTTTGAACCTCGCACGCCGAGCGGCCATGGCCCCCGTCGTCGTGGTGGTCTGCCCGTACCCGTCACGTCTTCTCGTTTGACCAACTTACCAACGTCATGGCAGGGGGCGGGGTGTCGGTTTTTGACACCGAGTGGGCGTCAGAGACAAGCCATACCGGCCTCCCGGTCGTCGTCGACCACCGGCGCACGGGGTTTGTTCCTTCGGCGACCACGCCGATGCTCGGGCAACAGTGTCAAGTCCACCGGGGACTTCACAGCACCGTCCGCACACAGCACCGCATCTGTCAGCTCGAACCCCGACTCACGTGCAGGTGGGAGTCGTTGAGGCCGGGGATCACCCGTCGTCCGGGCGCGTCGACCACCTTCGTGCCCACGCCGACGTGGGGAGCCACGTCCTTGTCGTCACCGACGACCGTGTTGACGCCGTCGCGGATGGCGAGCGCCTCCGCGTGCGGGCGGCTCGGGTTGCCGGTGTGGATCTTCGCGTTGCGGACGATGAGGTCCGCGGCATTGTCGATGGCGTGCGGAACCAGTCCGCCGACGGGCATGGGTGACATCTCTTGACAGCCCTTCCGGGAGAAAGCGATGTAGATTCACGTCATGCCTGTGGCAGCGGACTTCGGCGATTCAGTCATGCTCGAATGTCCGTTTACGCGCATCGAAGCGAGTGAACTCCACCGACTCTCGCCGTGCCTCCATGACGAGGGCAGGCCCTGTGTGTTCCTGCCGCGGTTTCTTCGCCATCACGATAGACACGACGGGACGCACCCCCATGTCCCGCCAGTGCACAGGACTTGGCCTCACAGTGCACGCACCCATCCGTTCGCCGGCTGTGGTGGAGAGCGCCGGAAGCATCCGTGCGCTACGCGCACAGCAGCGGTGCACCCATGGGCAATCGCAGTGCGGCCGGTGGCCTTAGCGTGACGGCCAGCGGCTTCGGAAATCCTCTCGGGATCCTGGCCGTGGTGCCGGAAGAACCGGCATCCCCATAGACATTCCAGGAGACTCACATGTCCGACACTGTCGAGCCCGTTCAGCCGGTGCTGGAACCCGCAGCAGCTGCCTTCGCGGCGGCGACCGCCAATCCGCCGTACCTGTTCGACCTGCCCCCGGCGGAGGGACGCAAGGCCGTCGACGAGGTGCAGTCCGGTGAGATCGACAAGCCCGCGGTCGACGAGGAGTGGATCACCGTTCCGGGCGGGCCGACGGGCAGTGTCCGCGCGCGGATCGTCAGGCCCGCCGGTGCAGAGGGCACTCTCCCGGTGATCATCTACATCCACGGTGCGGGCTGGGTGTTCGGTAACGCCCACACCCACGACCGTCTGGTGCGGGAACTCGCCGTCGGCGCGGGTGCCGCCGTGGTCTTCCCCGAGTACGACCTGTCGCCCGACGCCCGCTACCCGGTCGCCATCGAGCAGAACTACGCGGTGGCCCAGTGGGTCGTCCAGCAGGGTGCCTCCAAGTACCTGGACGGCTCGCGGCTGGCCGTGGCTGGGGACTCCGTCGGCGGCAACATGAGCGCCGCCCTGACTCTGATGGCGAAGGAACGCGGCGACGTACCTCTCGTCCAGCAGGTGCTGTTCTACCCGGTTACCGACGCGGCCTTCGACACCGGCTCCTACCACCAGTTCGCTACCGGCTATTTCCTGCGCCGCGACGGCATGCAGTGGTTCTGGGACCAGTACACGACCGACGAGGCGCAGCGCGCCGAGATCACCGCGTCTCCGCTGCGTGCCACCACCGAGCAGCTCACCGCACTGCCCCCGGCCCTGGTCATCACCGGCGAGGCCGACGTCCTGCGCGACGAGGGCGAGGCGTACGCGGCCAAGCTCCGTGAGGCCGGCGTGCCCACCACCGCCGTGCGGTTCCAGGGCGTCATCCACGACTTCGTGATGCTCAACGCCCTGCGCGAGACCCACGCAGCAGCGACCGCCATCACGCTGGCCGTCGACACCCTGCGCGCCGCCCTTCACACCGCCTGAACGCGAAGAGAGAACCCTGACATGACTACTACCAATCCCACCGCCGTTCTCATCCACGGAGCCTTCGCCGACGCGGCAAGCTGGTCCGGGGTCATCGCCGAGTTGCAGAGTCACGGCGTCCCGGTGATCGCGCCGCCCAACCCGTTGCGCGGGCTCGCCTCCGACGCCGCGTACGTTGCCTCCGTGGCTGCCCGGATCGACGGTCCGGTCGTCCTGGTCGGGCACTCCTACGGCGGTGCGCTCATCACCGTGGCCGGCACCACCGAGAACGTCGTCGGTCTGGTCTACGTGGCTGCCTACGTCCTCGAAGAGGGCGAGAGCCTCGGCGAACTGCAGGGCCGGTTCCCCGACAGCCCGCTGGTGAGCAACCTGAAGCAGTGGACGTACCCCGTCGAGGGCGTGGATTCCGCAGTCGAGGTCACCATCGCGCCCGAGGCCTTCCCGGACGTCTTCGCCGCCGACCTGCCCGTCGACGTGACCAAGGTCCTGGCGGTGACGCAGCGTCCGCTGGCTGCCGCAGCGTTCGAGGAGACTGCTTCCGCTGCCGCGTGGAAGACCAAGCCCTCCTGGGCCCTGGTGGCGGGCGCCGACCACGCGA
Proteins encoded in this window:
- a CDS encoding alpha/beta hydrolase — its product is MSATRQPTGTVKPTVVSSDGTPIAFEQSGSGPTVILVSSALADRSDTKKLAGLLAPHFTVVNYDRRGRGASGNNADYTVRREIDDIAALIEHAGGIASVFGSSSGAVLALRAAAAGLNIKRLALYEPPFAVAPSDFGPPRDFARHIDGLIAEDRRSEAVKTFMTKAQGMPAFMVGSMRLMPGVWSNLKAMAHTLPYDIAVMGDTQQGKPLTSEMWSPATAPTLVMTGSKSPDGFQSAARAVMEVLPDADHHTLQGLNHGAVVMAPRKLAPKLIEFLQG
- a CDS encoding alpha/beta hydrolase, which produces MSDTVEPVQPVLEPAAAAFAAATANPPYLFDLPPAEGRKAVDEVQSGEIDKPAVDEEWITVPGGPTGSVRARIVRPAGAEGTLPVIIYIHGAGWVFGNAHTHDRLVRELAVGAGAAVVFPEYDLSPDARYPVAIEQNYAVAQWVVQQGASKYLDGSRLAVAGDSVGGNMSAALTLMAKERGDVPLVQQVLFYPVTDAAFDTGSYHQFATGYFLRRDGMQWFWDQYTTDEAQRAEITASPLRATTEQLTALPPALVITGEADVLRDEGEAYAAKLREAGVPTTAVRFQGVIHDFVMLNALRETHAAATAITLAVDTLRAALHTA
- a CDS encoding alpha/beta hydrolase, which codes for MTTTNPTAVLIHGAFADAASWSGVIAELQSHGVPVIAPPNPLRGLASDAAYVASVAARIDGPVVLVGHSYGGALITVAGTTENVVGLVYVAAYVLEEGESLGELQGRFPDSPLVSNLKQWTYPVEGVDSAVEVTIAPEAFPDVFAADLPVDVTKVLAVTQRPLAAAAFEETASAAAWKTKPSWALVAGADHAINPEVERFGAERAEATVVEIEGASHAVAMSRPKEVAALIMDAVRATS